A DNA window from Streptomyces sp. B21-083 contains the following coding sequences:
- a CDS encoding MMPL family transporter, whose translation MSSLARWCHRHRLAVVMVWVGLLVALGAGVGAAGNAFGNSPTAQNTDSAKATALLQHASNSAAGKSGRVVWQLDGGKVTEPAAEKAMTGALDRIVDAPGVAAVSSPYTAEGRTQVSKDGETAYATVAFDRDVEDSQVDHVKELATAPGTGSLHIALNGQAFTINPEPNPVADAMGIILAFIVLLFVFRAVWVAALPIITAIVGVGTSAVTVILLSHVITLSSTTLTLGSLIGLGVGIDYALFIVNRHRANLLAGMGVPESTAKALNTSGRAVLFAGLTVVVALLGMLILNVGIINGMAIGAAVTVVLTVLAAVTLLPALLGMIGPRVLSRKERRELTGEVSRRSSGKPGVWARWAEVVQARPKALGLVALAVLAALAFPTLSLRLGASDDGNLPTTSTNRQAYDMIADGFGPGFNGPLVLAVEAPTAADRAAEAKLVTTLEQVEGVASASAAPMKEGQTVGVVSVVPTTSPQSAATSDLISHLRDQVIPPAEQGTSMKVYVGGLTASNDDFASTLMSKLPLFVLVIAVLGFLLLTIAFRSLLIPAVGAVLNILSIGVAFGAIVVVFQYGFGAGLLGLGAAGPIESFVPILVVGIMFGLSMDYQVFLVSRMREEWAHTGDSRRAVRVGQAETGKVISVAAAIMFCVFGSFVFGGMRVIAEFGVSLAVAVAVDALLIRMVLVPALMHLCGRANWWLPRRLDQALPHVSVEGPVDEPAHTRHPMREPQSAGVAD comes from the coding sequence ATGTCCTCTCTCGCCCGCTGGTGCCACCGGCACCGGCTCGCTGTCGTCATGGTCTGGGTGGGCCTGCTGGTCGCCCTGGGAGCCGGGGTCGGCGCGGCCGGCAACGCCTTCGGCAACAGCCCGACCGCGCAGAACACCGACTCGGCCAAGGCCACGGCCCTGCTGCAGCACGCCTCGAACAGCGCGGCGGGCAAGAGCGGCCGCGTCGTGTGGCAGCTGGACGGCGGCAAGGTCACCGAGCCCGCGGCGGAGAAGGCGATGACGGGGGCGCTGGACCGTATCGTCGACGCCCCCGGGGTCGCCGCGGTGAGCAGCCCCTACACGGCCGAGGGCAGGACGCAGGTCAGCAAGGACGGCGAGACGGCGTACGCCACGGTCGCGTTCGACCGGGACGTGGAGGACTCGCAGGTCGACCACGTGAAGGAACTCGCCACCGCGCCGGGAACGGGAAGCCTGCACATCGCGCTCAACGGCCAGGCGTTCACCATCAACCCCGAGCCGAACCCCGTGGCCGACGCCATGGGCATCATCCTCGCCTTCATCGTGCTTCTGTTCGTCTTCCGCGCCGTGTGGGTGGCCGCGCTGCCCATCATCACGGCCATCGTCGGCGTCGGTACCTCCGCGGTCACGGTGATCCTGCTCAGCCACGTCATCACGCTCTCCAGCACGACGCTGACCCTCGGCTCACTGATCGGCCTCGGCGTGGGCATCGACTACGCCCTGTTCATCGTCAACCGGCACCGCGCCAACCTGCTGGCGGGCATGGGAGTCCCCGAGTCGACGGCCAAGGCCCTCAACACCTCCGGCCGTGCCGTGCTCTTCGCCGGGCTGACCGTCGTCGTCGCGCTGCTCGGCATGCTCATCCTGAACGTCGGCATCATCAACGGCATGGCCATCGGCGCCGCCGTCACCGTCGTCCTGACCGTGCTGGCCGCCGTCACCCTGCTGCCCGCGCTGCTCGGCATGATCGGCCCACGGGTCCTCAGCCGCAAGGAACGACGGGAACTGACCGGCGAGGTGAGCCGGCGGTCCTCCGGCAAGCCCGGTGTGTGGGCCCGGTGGGCCGAGGTCGTCCAGGCCCGCCCCAAGGCGCTGGGTCTGGTCGCTCTCGCCGTGCTCGCGGCGCTCGCCTTCCCCACGCTGTCGCTGCGCCTCGGCGCGTCCGACGACGGCAACCTTCCCACCACCTCCACGAACCGCCAGGCGTACGACATGATCGCGGACGGGTTCGGCCCCGGCTTCAACGGTCCGCTCGTCCTCGCGGTCGAGGCCCCCACCGCCGCCGACAGGGCGGCCGAGGCGAAGCTGGTCACCACCCTCGAGCAGGTCGAGGGCGTCGCCAGTGCCTCCGCGGCGCCCATGAAGGAGGGACAGACGGTGGGTGTGGTCTCCGTCGTGCCCACGACCTCGCCCCAGTCGGCGGCCACCTCCGACCTGATCAGCCATCTGCGTGACCAGGTGATCCCACCGGCCGAGCAGGGCACGTCGATGAAGGTCTACGTGGGCGGTCTCACCGCGAGCAACGACGACTTCGCGTCGACCCTGATGTCCAAGCTGCCGCTGTTCGTGCTGGTGATCGCCGTGCTGGGCTTCCTGCTGCTGACCATCGCCTTCCGCAGCCTGCTCATCCCGGCCGTGGGCGCGGTGCTCAACATCCTCAGCATCGGAGTGGCCTTCGGCGCGATCGTCGTGGTCTTCCAGTACGGCTTCGGCGCCGGACTCCTCGGGCTCGGCGCGGCCGGACCGATCGAGTCGTTCGTGCCGATCCTGGTCGTCGGCATCATGTTCGGCCTCTCCATGGACTACCAGGTCTTCCTGGTCAGCCGGATGCGCGAGGAGTGGGCGCACACCGGTGACAGCCGTCGGGCGGTCCGGGTCGGTCAGGCCGAGACCGGCAAGGTTATCTCCGTGGCCGCCGCCATCATGTTCTGTGTCTTCGGCTCCTTCGTCTTCGGCGGCATGCGGGTCATCGCCGAGTTCGGGGTCAGCCTCGCGGTGGCCGTCGCCGTCGACGCCCTGCTGATCCGCATGGTCCTCGTGCCCGCGCTCATGCACCTGTGCGGGCGCGCCAACTGGTGGCTGCCCCGCCGACTCGACCAGGCGCTGCCCCACGTGTCCGTGGAGGGCCCTGTGGACGAGCCTGCGCACACGCGGCACCCGATGCGCGAGCCGCAGTCCGCCGGCGTGGCCGACTAG